The Triticum urartu cultivar G1812 chromosome 6, Tu2.1, whole genome shotgun sequence genome includes the window CCCATCTTTTTTTGTTACATGGCATATTTTTAATTTTTATATATATACTCGGCGTAATTTTGTATGGCCGTTCTTGGAAAAATATCACATCATCACGTATCCGTGTTTCAGGACTTAATCATACTAAGTTCAAGAGGATTAATTAATCATTTGTTTTTCTCTGTCTTAGTGAAGTCTCTATTTTCGTTGTTGTTTTAGAAATTTGCTCCCTCTATAATTTATCAACAACGGTCTTATAAGAGGTTCTTGCTATTCATATGTTCTTGATTAGCCTTGGCAGTTAAGAACCCGGTATTGAGCGGTTAAATTGTTACAATGATATTATTGTAAGGTGTTATGTTTTGGTATACTTACTTAGGTCGCACTTGGTATGCGTTTTGTATTGTTCTGCTGGCATCTATATGTCCACAATACTAAAAGTAGTTCTCATTCAGCATATATATAATCTGGTGTTGTTCTATTGCATGGCGTTTGCATTGGCCAAAGTTAGGTTGTGAGAAGTGATATAATTATCCAATGTTTTGTGCCTAAAAATTATATGAACTTATTTTGCACCTCTGGCAAAATTATCCAAACAATTTCAGTTATTTGAATGTTTATACTAGGTAAGAGCAATTAATATACTATAGTTCCCATTACACATATATTAGCAGTATTTAGgtcaagactcatatgaacttaTTTTGCACCGCTAGACAAAAATATCCAATCTATTCCTtttatctgaatgttaactctaGGTAAGAGCAACTAATATGATAGTCCACTGCACATCTATAAGCAGTATCTAGGACCCAAACAAATGGAACAAACATATCACATTCGGAACATATTTTTCAGACCTATCATCGTAGCAATTTAAGCGGCGTGGCAAGGTGCGCGTATGGTTCTAATATAGTTCAAAGTTCAATGGCAAGGCATTGATGATTAGCAGGTTCAACACCCTTTCCTGAGAAAACTATTTCATTTATCAGACAATGGAAAAAGCAACAGCTAGATGATAATAGAAAATAGTGTGATTATTAGATAGAAATTTACCTTTTTCATTTATAATGCTCTTTGCTTTAGCCCAGAAACCCATTGTTTACTTCGCCTCAGGACTCCATTCAGAAATCTCTCTTTCAAGGGATCGTGAAATCAGGTATAAACTATTCACAGTGAGTAGATTAAAGGCAGGACATAATAGAATGAAATATGTATTACATAAACAGAGTGTAGCTTAAGTTGGTAATCCCTCTGTTCCATATTAAGTGTCATTGATCctgtacaactttgtactaagtCAGCGACGCTTaattggaatggagggagtaaaaAAACATTCAGGACATGATTAATGAACTGTTAAGGGCTACTGAAAAGAAAGCCACAAAAAGAATAGACTTGATTAAAAGAGCAACTCATCTTGCAGTCTCCTAGTTAAATTCATGTGTAACATCAATGCTATCTGTCTAATCCTGTGGAATTACCTGAAAAAAAGAGTAAAAATTGCATCAAGTAAGTAGCTCATAATTATGTGCATTAGCTAAACCCGAACCTCCTCTAGAAGGCATCATTGATGAACCCACAAAATCTGCGATAGCATGGACTTATCCTTCCTCCATACTCCTATTCATGGAGTCAACTGGAGGTAGTTTCACTTGGTGACCCATGAACAAAAATGTACATATTTTGTTCATGGTAAGGAAGCTCCTCCACCAGAAATTTCTGTTGATTTTCTGCAAAGTTACTTCACTTAGTTGCGGCTATCAAGGGTAGACACTAGTAATGAAATTATTAAAGGGAAAATGTCTTGCGAAGATTTGATTCCCTCGCCGGTGATCAAGGTGTCAACTCCTTCCCCTCCATGGCCACCACCTCCCGTGGACCAGGTGGCTCTTTCGGTGGATGGAGCTTTTTCAGCCGGCGATGGTTCAGCGGCCGCAGGTATGATCCTAAGGAGACTGGATGGGAGTGTTATGTTTGCAGCATACCGGGTTTTATTCAACTGTAATGATGCTCTGGAGGCTGAGATTCATGCGTTGATGCAAGGCATGGCATTGGCAAAGCAACACTCGGAGGGCTCAATCATTGTGCAGTCTGATTCATTGACAGCACTGGCATCTCTCATGGGTGATTGTTTGGATCGCTCACCGTATGGTCATTTAGTTGCTGAGATTAAATTCTTGATGCTTGACAGGGAGTTTATTCTCTAAAAAATTAGTCATGAACAAAATAGGGTAGCAGATCGTTTGGCTGGTTATAATCGAACTAAGTGTAGTACTGCTGTGTGGCTACACCGTGGACCTTCATGTATTGAGAATCTTTTGCTACTTGACTGTAACCCTATTTCTGTGCAATAAAACTCCCATTTATCCTGGAAAAAAAAAGTTCCACTTGGTGACCATTCTCCTCGCAGGTGGCAGCCGGAGTTTGCAGTTGCTGGAGGCAGTGTGGTTGTTCAACGTTGGGAGTCTTAATTTGATGTGTGCCGATGGCAACCCAGCAGCGCTCTTAGGGATGGCAGTTTTGCCCATGGGTACGGGTACCCGTGGGTACCCTACCCGAAAACAATGGGTATgagcaagacttgaagagatttTCTACCCACGGGTAATGGGTACCCATACCCGCAAAATATATGGTTAGGGCATGGGTAAGAAATTGTGCCCATGGGTAACCCAATGGATACCCAGAAAAAATTAATAAATGAAAATAACTTCTATAACATGTGGGGTTAACATCCAATTCATGTGGTCCAATCCTAAATCTCGTATTCCTTAAACAAGTCATAGCTCATAGGCTCATAATCACCTGCTCGCCACTCCTCAAACGTCCTATGTGACTCCTCAAAAGATGAAATATCGACTCTTAGCTACCAGACTCTTGTCGAACACTAGATCCAGTGATCCCCAATTCCCACCACCGCCTTCCACTACGTCGGCCTTCCACCAACCGTTGCTCATACTCCCCTAATGCCTCCAAGAGGCCACCCACTGGAGGAGGCCACATACGTGCTATACTACTCTACCATGATCACTTGAATTTTGAACTCATTTCTCTACCTCTTAAGAATTTGAATGCTATATATTATACCCAATGGATACCCATTGGGTATAGGATACCCGATGGGTATGGGCATGGGTGTCAGTTTATACCCATGGATATTGAAGTGGGTGGGTATAAAAAGTTCCTATGGGTATGGGTTTGGGTAGAAGGAGGTTGTACCcgcccataccctacccattgccatccctaagCGCTCTCACGACATGTCTCTTCCTCGGCCGGTGCTTGTGTCTCAAGGTCATGCACGTTTCATACTGCAGCCCAAAGACGCTGCAACAGTGCAGAGAAAAAGTCATCCCGTCCCACTCACTAATAGCCCAGGCCCATGCGTCCCAATGCTGATTAAAAAGGCCCATAAAATGACTAGATCAACAAGCCCAATTAACAGATGGAAGAATGGAACACCAACCTGGGGAAGACCGAGTCAAAATCCAGGCATTCCCTATTTGACGCTGCAGGGGCCCGTTACAGGCTATATTGCTAACGCGCGCCTGCAGCAAACCCCCCCTCCCGCGACTGGGCCGGCCCGTTTAACTATTTCTTACTTTCCTGTTACAATTCAAAAAAAAAGGTGTGATCGCAGGGGTTTGAACTATAGACCTTTTAATTCAGAGCAAAGTGTAGTAATCACTAGGCCATCTCGATTGATTGTGCAGAGCCACATTGTCTTTCCCATTTATCCTCTGCAGTTCGCGGAActttattctttttctttttccttttttcttttttccggGAACTATTTTGTTAAACTTTTTTctcattatttttatttttgctaAATGAGTGAACTTTTTGTTCAAATTCGTGATTTTTTGAAAGAAAATCAATGAACATTTCTTCAAGATCGACGAATGTTTTTTAGaaattgatgaacatttttttgaaatcaatgaatgctttttcaaattcgatgaaaaTTTTCCAATGTTGGTGAgctttttttcaaaatcaatgaagtACTTTTCTAATTCAATATTTTTTCCAAAATTggtgaatttttttcaaaatcgatgagcTTTTTTCATtatcgatgaacttttttgaaattcgatgaacttttttatATTCGATGAATTTTTTTAATTCACTAAAGTGTTTTGAAATTttgatttttcaaaaaaattgatgaacttttaaaaaaatcatgaacttttccCATTTTTGCGATTTTTTTTTCAATTGGTACAAACCTTTTTGAtattttatttctttcaattcGTTTTTTTGTGAATGCTTTTCAAATTTATGTTTTCTTTATTCAAGTATAATTATGATGAGTATATAATACTAGTATATGTTTAATTTTTGTACTTAATGAATGGTCAAATGAGATATGTTTCCTTTAGTAATCAACAAACTGAGCATGTCCTAGTGGTTAACGCTAGTGGGCATTTACTTTTGTGTTTGGAATCCCACTTCTCTCGATTAATCTTACACTCTTTTCCTTGCGGTTTGCTTTTTCTTTTCTGCAGGTctcctgggccggcccatgtggTGGGGCGCGTGGGCGCCAGCTACCTGTTCGGGCGATTAAGGCGCCAAACAGGAGCTCGCCAAAATCGATGCTACGTGAAGGTCGTCGTTTTAACAATGATTTTCATAGCTTAGCAAAGTTTTCCCTTAATTTAGTTCAGGAGCATTGCACGTGGCTTACTCAACCCGATGATCCCTCATGTATCCCACAAACCGTGGGGTATTTGATGAATAAAGTTACATTCATCCCTCAAAAATAAAAACCGGGAGAAGACCGAGTCAAAATTGATGCCACATGCCAAATCGATCGCCTGAAATCGCTACTCAGAGTTTCAAGCCCAGGGAGCTTAGTGATTTTAAGTATTACATGTTTTTCAACCGATTTTTCATTCAATCTATGCCTTCAGAAAATTCGAAGAGTCGGAGTTGTGCTTCTTTAGTTTCTTTATAAGGCATATTCTTTAGTTAATTGGTTGTTTTTTTTCCTTGAATTTGTCCATCATTAGCATATGCGGGAGTAAAACACACAAAATTACCAAAAGAAGAAGTGAAACGCAAAGCTAGTAGGAGAAATCGATTGATCGTGTAGATGATAGTATAAAGTAAAATACACCATCTTCCTCCATGATCATTATTATTATTACATCATGATGATAACCCCTCCATCATCTTCCTCCTTGCAGAATATAAGCGATACCGTAATTATAGATAAGTGTGCGACGACGACAAATCGGGTTGATGGGTGATTAAAGAGTAGCGGGGATAAAGGAGGAGGCGCACGCGATCGAGCTTCATGCTCATCGAATGTACTCGTAGTTCAGGCGCCGAGGTTGAGCCGCGGCTTGCGGGCGGCGGTGGGGCTTTGGTTGTCGTCCATGACGGTCTCGAAGGCGCCGACGAGCGCCTTCACCTTGTTCACCTGCCGCAGCTCCAGCAGCTTGATCCGCGCCTCCTCGACCGCCTCGTTACTGCGTGCCGACTCCCGCCGCCGCGGCGTCTCGGCATCGAACGACCGCTTCCCCGTCGACGTCCTCACCCGGCAGCCCTGGAACCTCCTCACCACCTCCGCCTTGATGTCATCCTCGCGCTGCAGCTTCTTGGCCACCGCGATCTTGTCCACTTCGGCGACGGTGTCCTCCGGAGCAGGAGGAGCCTCCTTCTCGGGCTTATCCTTCTCCTTCTCCATCTCAGCGGCGGcgtcctccttctccttctccttctcagCAGCGACGTCCTCCTTGTCCTTCTCAGCGGCAGCGGcgtcctccttctccttctcagCGACGGCGTCATCCTCCTTCTTCGGCGAGTTATTGTGCACCTCGTCCTGTTCCTCCGCCACGGGCGCCAGCAGATGGATGACTGTCGACGGCGGGTTCGCCTCGTGTATGATCTTCTccggcacgatctcctcctgctTGGAGGCGGCTCCGGCGTCGACGACGTCGTCGATGATCTGATCGTCCATGGAAAAG containing:
- the LOC125516595 gene encoding enolase-phosphatase E1-like: MQRRASPAAGGAPALQRSASARQAPSPSPLSVSSSSSQYQSARASTSTANAPAFAHHKAPSINCMAATSTDTPPATPRGTKKQQPKSASYSSMFSPRKLMQRASRAFRGGRSSRRKKSLAAAADVGEVDSPGSAASKGSDAESSAFSMDDQIIDDVVDAGAASKQEEIVPEKIIHEANPPSTVIHLLAPVAEEQDEVHNNSPKKEDDAVAEKEKEDAAAAEKDKEDVAAEKEKEKEDAAAEMEKEKDKPEKEAPPAPEDTVAEVDKIAVAKKLQREDDIKAEVVRRFQGCRVRTSTGKRSFDAETPRRRESARSNEAVEEARIKLLELRQVNKVKALVGAFETVMDDNQSPTAARKPRLNLGA